The following coding sequences are from one Eublepharis macularius isolate TG4126 chromosome 19, MPM_Emac_v1.0, whole genome shotgun sequence window:
- the LOC129346543 gene encoding uncharacterized protein LOC129346543 translates to MEERRRSKLLHGIFRLAFNPNGAPASLPWWLPAVEEWKTDILSSAAILVHCSNPEWGQEDEEEEPGGRAIIVFFLSPAAIQQPDVGALENQAVEDACRDAGSPKVEQNGVLLDPADYPGHCAFLGSLLAVPNNWMEITADFLSDAFRKVLAEMQCLDSYVSLAIEDYLIHYLSRHRGELRGAGSFPNAAVFLACSITKKVITKLCHASERIDSDSLPERDSRGVEIMHEDSPNQETRIYDVFRAWGPVAYEGALVTASEVVEVIEEVLEEFSAFLEHRIPVSSDLSFGDCRRNQPEPRRSPPHYSRRPFPFQEVRVPIYTLEAHAEKVAIALLQMMKRSFDQMMTSAAIRQSLFFESQLIDLILANFRPFEDLWDMLRQIQPSPPSAAADIGEWQGTPPGEDGPRAFSAQGSEDAAAAGEASPSEPAPPLGDVDGRAAPTPLEEILLYSTPSVSLDETSSVISMSPTLDSEDESETPASLQGVMEKKNESFP, encoded by the exons ATGGAGGAG AGACGGCGGTCCAAGCTCCTTCACGGCATTTTCCGCTTAGCGTTCAATCCAAACGGAGCCCCTGCG agtcttccttggtggctgccCGCTGTGGAGGAGTGGAAAACGGACATCCTcagctcagctgccatactggttCACTGTAGCAACCCAGAATGGGGCCaggaagatgaggaggaggagccaggagGAAGAGCCA TTATTGTGTTCTTCTTGTCACCCGCAGCCATCCAGCAACCAGATGTGGGCGCCCTGGAAAACCAGGCCGTAGAGGACGCCTGCAGGGATGCAG GCAGCCCAAAGGTGGAGCAGAATGGTGTCCTCCTGGATCCAGCAGATTATCCAGGGCACTGCGCTTTCCTCGGCAGCCTTCTTGCAGTGCCCAACAACTGGATGGAAATAACAGCTGATTTCCTGAGCGACGCTTTCAGGAAGGTTTTAGCAGAAATGCAGTGCCTGGACAGTTACGTGTCCCTGGCCATTGAGGACTACCTGATCCATTACCTAAGCCGGCACCGGGGAGAGCTCCGCGGTGCAGGTTCTTTCCCAAATGCTGCCGTTTTCCTGGCCTGCAGCATCACCAAAAAGGTCATCACAAAACTATGCCACGCCTCCGAAAGGATCGATTCTGACTCCCTCCCCGAGCGGGACAGCAGAGGAGTCGAAATAATGCACGAGGACTCCCCAAACCAAGAAACCCGCATTTATGATGTCTTCAGAGCGTGGGGCCCCGTGGCCTATGAAGGAGCATTGGTGACAGCCTCTGAAGTGGTGGAGGTCATAGAGGAAGTGCTCGAGGAGTTTTCAGCTTTCCTCGAGCACAGGATACCTGTCAGCTCAGACCTGTCTTTCGGGGACTGTAGGCGGAACCAGCCAGAGCCACGCAGGTCCCCTCCCCACTACTCACGGCGTCCGTTCCCCTTCCAGGAGGTCAGGGTGCCCATCTACACTCTTGAGGCCCACGCGGAAAAAGTGGCCATCGCACTCCTGCAAATGATGAAGCGGTCATTCGACCAGATGATGACATCTGCTGCCATCCGGCAAAGCCTATTCTTTGAAAGCCAACTGATAGATCTGATCCTAGCAAACTTCCGACCCTTCGAAGACCTTTGGGACATGCTGCGGCAGATACAGCCAAGCCCTCCTTCTGCTGCAG CAGACATCGGAGAGTGGCAGGGGACACCTCCCGGGGAAGATGGGCCAAGAGCGTTCAGTGCGCAGGGGAGTGAAGAtgcggcagcagcaggagaagcatCACCCAGTGAGCCAGCTCCTCCCCTCGGGGACGTGGATGGACGTGCTGCTCCCACG CCGCTGGAGGAAATTCTTCTCTACTCTACCCCCAGCGTCAGTCTCGACGAGACATCTTCAGTTATCAGCATGTCACCTACTCTTGACTCCGAAGATG aaagtgAAACTCCAGCCAGCCTTCAGGGAGTTATGGAAAAGAAAAACGAAAGCTTTCCCTGA